In one Pseudoclavibacter sp. Marseille-Q3772 genomic region, the following are encoded:
- the purE gene encoding 5-(carboxyamino)imidazole ribonucleotide mutase — protein sequence MSVQPRVGIIMGSDSDWPTMKAAHEICAEFGIECEVDVVSAHRTPDKMVDYARSARERGLQVIIAGAGGAAHLPGMVAAMTSLPVIGVPVPLKHLDGMDSLLSIVQMPGGIPVATVSIGNAKNAGILAARILGATDPQIAQRLDEYAAELTEMVADKSANLRAQL from the coding sequence GTGTCAGTACAACCGCGCGTGGGCATCATCATGGGGTCCGACTCTGATTGGCCGACCATGAAGGCCGCACACGAGATCTGCGCCGAGTTTGGTATCGAGTGTGAAGTGGATGTGGTCTCCGCTCACCGAACGCCGGACAAGATGGTCGACTACGCGCGTTCGGCGCGCGAGCGCGGGCTGCAGGTGATTATCGCCGGTGCTGGCGGTGCGGCACACCTGCCGGGGATGGTCGCCGCGATGACTTCGCTGCCGGTGATCGGCGTGCCGGTGCCGCTGAAGCACCTCGACGGGATGGATTCGCTGCTGTCAATCGTGCAGATGCCCGGTGGGATTCCGGTTGCGACCGTGTCGATCGGAAACGCGAAAAACGCTGGGATCCTCGCCGCCCGCATCCTCGGTGCCACCGACCCACAGATCGCCCAGCGCCTCGACGAGTACGCCGCCGAACTCACCGAGATGGTGGCTGATAAATCGGCGAACCTGCGCGCGCAGCTGTAG
- a CDS encoding LCP family protein, whose translation MTNRPLRYPDLSSPEFMTRRAWWLLGANTLVPGAGPLLAGNRRFGRFGLRVWLWVLFALILTAVLFFVFRGPLFFVLTTWWGLTILGVSILAFGVWLLLTTLETVRQVQLFRVDALARGLILVLALVIGVIPVFVGGFLTSQVFAARQAVSALFGDANAGMKFPSDGRINIMMLGGDTGEDREGTRPDSISVMSFNVFSGQLTTVGLPRTLTGFSFSEGPMQEMYPDNYDSCEVDACYLNSVYTEVTTYDYDMYQDAPSQGSEPGIEATRDAVEWITGLEIHYYVMVDMSGFSALVDAMGGVEVDVKERVGLGINDDGSPGWQPPTVFIEPGKQRLNGEMALWYARSRYETTDYARMKRQRELQDAIIAQLPKAMLSRSSQIMKAIEQVVRTDIPEGAVGLVADLALKSRGREDNVRIDLAPPLLEIEEVTPDYEYARGLIHKGFAGEAPPTEAPAAPEEEPVE comes from the coding sequence ATGACTAACCGCCCTCTGCGCTATCCAGACCTCAGTTCGCCGGAGTTTATGACCCGGCGAGCGTGGTGGTTGCTGGGCGCAAACACGCTCGTCCCCGGTGCTGGGCCGCTGTTGGCTGGAAATCGGCGGTTCGGGCGGTTTGGCCTGCGGGTGTGGCTGTGGGTGCTGTTTGCGCTGATCCTTACTGCCGTGCTGTTCTTTGTTTTTCGCGGCCCGCTGTTTTTTGTGCTGACGACCTGGTGGGGGCTGACGATCCTCGGCGTGAGCATCCTGGCGTTCGGCGTGTGGTTATTGCTCACCACCTTGGAGACTGTGCGTCAGGTGCAGCTGTTTCGGGTGGATGCGCTCGCCCGCGGGTTGATTCTGGTGCTCGCGCTGGTGATCGGCGTGATCCCGGTGTTCGTTGGCGGTTTTCTCACCTCGCAGGTGTTCGCTGCCCGTCAGGCGGTGTCCGCGCTCTTTGGTGATGCCAATGCGGGGATGAAGTTCCCGAGCGACGGGCGCATCAACATCATGATGCTCGGTGGCGACACGGGTGAAGACCGCGAGGGGACTCGACCGGACTCCATTAGCGTGATGAGCTTCAACGTGTTTTCGGGGCAGCTGACCACGGTGGGATTGCCTCGTACACTGACCGGTTTCTCGTTCAGCGAGGGGCCGATGCAGGAGATGTACCCGGACAACTACGACAGTTGCGAGGTGGACGCTTGCTATCTGAACTCGGTGTACACCGAGGTGACCACCTACGACTACGACATGTATCAGGACGCGCCCTCGCAGGGTTCGGAACCCGGTATTGAAGCGACTCGGGATGCGGTTGAGTGGATCACCGGCCTTGAGATTCACTACTACGTGATGGTGGATATGAGCGGTTTTTCGGCGCTCGTGGATGCGATGGGCGGCGTCGAGGTTGACGTCAAGGAGCGCGTTGGGCTGGGGATCAACGATGACGGGTCGCCCGGATGGCAGCCGCCCACGGTGTTTATTGAGCCCGGCAAGCAGCGCCTGAATGGTGAGATGGCGCTGTGGTACGCGCGTAGCCGCTACGAGACGACGGACTATGCGCGCATGAAGCGCCAGCGCGAGTTGCAGGATGCGATCATTGCGCAGTTGCCGAAGGCGATGCTTTCGCGTTCGAGTCAGATCATGAAGGCGATTGAGCAGGTCGTGCGGACTGATATCCCTGAGGGCGCGGTGGGGCTCGTCGCGGATCTGGCCTTGAAGTCGCGGGGTCGCGAAGACAATGTGCGCATTGATCTCGCGCCGCCGCTACTGGAGATCGAGGAAGTGACGCCCGACTACGAGTACGCGCGTGGCCTCATCCACAAGGGCTTTGCGGGTGAAGCGCCGCCCACCGAGGCCCCGGCTGCTCCGGAGGAGGAACCGGTCGAGTAG